Within Winogradskyella helgolandensis, the genomic segment GGTTTTGAAGATGGTAAAAATGATACTTGGTCGCATACTTTTGTTGAAGAATTAAAAAGTAAAACCTACAAAAAAGGATTGTATTATTTTATTGAAGAAGAACCTTTAAGAAAGAATAATGTTGGAAGAAAAGGTATAGAAAATTGGAACGAACTAAAAGATTATCTGTCAGATGAATTTATTGAGTATTTATATAAAGGCTTAAAAAGAGAATTTAATAATAATTACTATCACGAAAACAGCTTATTCTTAATAATTGGATATAAAATCCCTAATAATGAAACTTATGAAGAGCATTGGGATTTAATAAGGATACCAAAAAAAAATATTCCTATTGATTATAATAGAATACCTAAAAACGAACAACAGAATTCAAACAAAAGATTTAAGCATACCCTAAAAAGAAATAAAATCAATTGGGGAACAACTGAAAACATTGATTATAGTCGATTTTTTGGTCGAGGAAAATTAGATAACAAAATCACAAGCTCAAATATTTTAATTATTGGTTGTGGTGCTTTAGGAAGTTCATTAGCAGAAATATTGGTAAGAGGAGGTGCAAAGAATATAGTTCTTGAAGATTTTGATACCATTAAAGGTGGTAATTTATGTAGAGCAAATTATGATTTAAATGATATGGTCTTTCATAAAACTAATAGTTTAACTAAAAGACTAAAAGCTATATCTCCTTTTGTAAATATAAAAACAATATCTGTTAAACTTAACAATTATGATATTGAAAAAATAAAAGAGGTTTTTAATAATAATGTTGATATTATTTTTGATTGTTCTACAGATACAGAAGTTACATATATAATTGATAAACTCAATTTTAGTGGAAAAACATTTAGTCTTGCCATAACTAATAATGCAAAATCATTTGTTTCAATAACAGGTAAAAATTTAACAAAACAAGCTAAAACTATTTTTGAATTTGTCGAAAATGAAGAGCCTTCTTATTTTGAAGGAACAGGATGTGGATATCCAACTTTTGAGGCTAATTATAATGACATAAATGCCTTACTGAATGTTGGTGTAAAAGTTATAAATAATAATTATTCCAAAAGAATAGAACATGCGTCCTTTATTATTCAACCAGATTTTGGAGATGAATTAATAATAGATATTAAAGAGTATGAATATTATATTCTTAATAATATTAATAGTGCTATACACATATCTAAAAGTGTTTTAAAGAGAATAGAAGAAGAAACCAAGTTTCACTATCCAAAAGAGTTTGGAGGAGTTTTTATAGGTTATAAGTCAGATTTACACTTTATAATTACTGATATATTAATACCTGATCATTATAAAAATGGGCAAACTATTTTTATTAGAGAACCAGGAACTTTAAACGAAAGGTTGAGTGAAATTCATAAAATGACTAATGGTGAAATTGAATATTTAGGAGAATGGCATTCTCATCCTAATGGGCCAACAACTCCTAGTCGAACAGATATAAATGCGATGCAAGAAATTGCTAAGGATAAAAACATAAATATTGATAAACCTCTATTAATGATTGCAGAGGTTGACAATATCTCTTTTGGTAAAGATTTATATATATATGATAATAAAAATTTAAAAAAATATGAGTGATAAAATTAATTTAAGGAAATTATTTGGAGGCTTACAAGCACAAATGATTGCCCAATTAAATACTAATAGAGAATTTATAGAACATCCTGGTTCTAAAGGAGATTCTTTAGAAAATACTTGGATTGAATGGTTAAGAACATATTTACCTAATAGATACTGTGTTGATAAAGCTATTGTTATAGATTCAAAAGGACAATTAAGTCATCAAATTGATTTAGTGATTTATGACCAAACATATACACCTTTTGTTTTTAAGCAAAATGGGATTTTTTATATACCAGCAGAAGGAGTCTATGCTGTTTTCGAAGTAAAGCCAGATCTTGATAAGGGCAATATAATTTATGCAGGAGATAAAATCGAAAGCGTTAGAAAATTACAAAGGACATCAACAAAAATAATTGATAGAGGTAGACCTTTTAATCCAAGAGCTTTAACTAAAATCTTAGGTGGTATCTTGACTATAGAAACTGAAATAAAAGAACCTACTATTGAAAAGCATTTAAAAAGTTTGAAAGGTCTCAAATCTATTGACATTGGATGTGCTGTGAAAGACAAAAGTTTTTATGTTAATTATAACAAAGATGATAGCATTTTTAATCTTGATAAAGATGCAAACTTAACTTTTAAAGAGCATAATGATTTAATAACAAAATTTTACGAAAATAGAAATGTAAATAACATAGAATTCAGTAAAAAAAACAATTCCTTAGTTACATTTTTTTTACAGCTAACAAGATATTTACAACAAAGTATTGGAACAGTCGCTGCTATTGATTTATCTGAATATGCAAAAGCTATTAATTTTGATATTGATGAAGAAATTTAAAGATAATGAATAAGAAGCTCATTAAATATAGTAAGAATGGAGTAGTTATTTTTGGATTGACTAATGCTTTTATAAATGCAATTCAGCAAATAAATTCTATCAAAGAAATTCCTGAGCAAAACTTTGATTGGTCAGAATTATTAAAAGCAGGAGGTAAAGGTGCGCTATTAGGTGGAGTAGGGGGCGCTTTTATTGGTGGAATAGTAGATTCTAACAACGCTAAAAAAGAACGTCTAAATACAAGTGCAATATTATCAACTGTTGTTTCAAATATTAGATTAGATAAAAACAATTCTATTTATAAAAAACTGTCTATAAAAGCTAATCGCATTATAAATGATTTAGAAATATACTTTAATAACAGTTTGGGTGGCTCACCACTAAAAATAGGTTCTACTGAAGAGGGAACATCGCTTTCAGATTCTTTTGATATCGATATAAGTGTGCCTTTTAGTTCTAATAGTTTTAATTCAACTTCTGAAATGTATCATACATTATATGAGTATTTTGACGAAAATTATTCAGATAAAGATTTTATTAGACTTAGAAAGCAAAAAAAATCAATAGGTATAATTTATCGAATTAATGGAGAGGATTATAAGATTGATGTTGTTCCTTATAAACTAAGTAAAACTATTAATAATAAAACAGCTGGTTATTTGTATGTCAATAATAATTCGTTCTTTAAAAAAGATAGTTACACAAAAACTGATATTATTAGTTTAAAGAGTATTAAATTAACTACAATTCAACAAAAACTATTAATCGCATTAAAAAAATGGAAAAAAGAATATTCTATACCAATTAGTTCGCATCTATTAAAAATGTTGATTATTGATGCGTATGAAATCAATAAAGGAAATATCCCTAGAGATTTTACAAAGAAGATCCTAATGACTATTACATATATTGAAGAAAATATTATGTATAGACGGATTACCAGTATTGAGAATACAAATAATATACTTACTGATTTTGATGAATCGGATAAATTACTTATCAAAAAAGAATGTAATAATATCATTAGTGATTATAAATATCGACCTAATTCAATTTTAAAATACTTTGATTTTTTATAATTAAACCACTTAACAAATAATCTCTCCTAAACCCGATACCGTTCCTTCAACTCATCAAACAAATACTACGGTTCAGTGTACTTCTAGACACTTTCACATAATCGGCAATAGCATCAACAATAAGCAATTATTATTGTTGATATAAGACCTCATAAAATTCCACCCCAAACCCCTAAAAAAATCAAAACCATTCTATTAATTTCGCACTGTACAAACATTGCATAAATTAAGAAGCTTGCTAGAAAAAAGACCACAAGTACCCCAAGAACAGATCACAGAAGTAGATTACTTTATTTATTGCTTAGAAGGAGTCGATGATGTAGACGCCAACACGGTAACCGAAGCACAACAAAACTTAGAGCAATTGGCCCTAAACTATGGCATAGCAAGTATTTATAAAACCTGCGACACCATTGAAGGCCTAGAAGAGAGCTTAAACGCATTGGTAGTAGATGATCATAACTTTAAGGATTATGAAATCATCTATTTGGTGATGAGGGGAGAAGCCAATAATATATGTTTAAATGACTACTACTATAGTTTACAGGAAATCGCAGAACTTTTTGAAGGCCGGTTAGACGGAAAGATTTTACATTTTTCAAATGCAAAAATTCTAGATTTAGACGAAGAAGAAGCACAGTATTTTTTAGATATTACGGGAGCAAAAGCCATTTCTGGTTATGGTCATGCCTATAATGGCATAGCGAGTACAAAACTAGATGAAGCTTTCTTTAATTTATTTAAAGAAGATGATGATATGTTAGCCGTTGTAGAAGAGTTGCACCAAAGACATTATAACGCCTGCAAAGTATTGGATTTTAGATTGTATTATTAAACGCAGTCGCTTACAAAAAACCACCACAAACCACCAACCAACCACCTTAAAATTAATGCTTTACACTGAAAACTGAACACTGAACACTGAACACTTCAAACTCCACACTTAACACTTTACACTTCAAACTCCACACTTCACACTTCTACAACCCCTCAACAACCCCCTTAAGCTTCACAGTAATCTCCTCAGCAATCCCTTTCAAAGCGTCATTTTCCACCGCTTGCATAGAAGCCATAGGGTTAACAGCAGCCACTTCAATGTCACCAGAATCTAATTCCTGAACAATAACATTACAAGGCAGCATGGTGCCAATTTTATTCTCCGCTAATAAAGCTTTATGAGCATACGGAGGATTACACGCCCCTAAGATTTTATAATTATTAAAATTCACATCCAGCTTCTTTTTAAGCGTGGCTTTAATATCGATTTCCGTTAATACACCAAACTGTTCCGTTTTAAGTGCAGCGGTAACCTTTTCTACGATATCGTTAAAATTACCTTTTAAGATTTTGCTAAAATAATAGTCCATAATACGTTAATTTTTAAGATTAATAAGGATTACAAATTATAAACCATAAGTTACAAAAACCACTGTAACACACGAAGCATTAACCTGTTAAATAAGTCATAAAAGCGATGGTATATCATAAGTCTTCATAAACGTTTTGGTTCTTTATACTTTATTCTTAACTCTTAATTTTGTTTAGCTCACGCGTTAATAGGGTTTAAGTGTTCGTGAATCTTCGATGTCTTTTGTTTCAAGAAAAAAAGATATAAAGAGAACAATTTTATAAACGATACAAACGCAATCATCATAATAAAAAATAAAGTTCCAAGGTTTACCTTTTCACTCACTAAACCAACACAACAATAGCTTTAGAAATTAAGATTTATATTCTAATCCTTACTTTTGTAAAAACAGAACCCATCTTAATGTTCAAATACATTCAGAAACATGCCATATTATCCATTTCTGTGGCCATCATTTTCAGCTGTACCATACTGGTCTTTTTTGCTACCGAAACAAGTTATAACGTCATTGATAAAGCGTCATTATGGGTGCGCAATTATTTTGGGTATTTCTATCTCTATTTAGGGTTTGCTTGTGTTTTAGCAGTATTGGCGATAGCATATTCGCGTTATGGAAACATCAAACTAGGCAAACCATCAGCCAAACCTGAATATTCCCTTTGGGCATGGACGGCCATGCTATATAGTGCCGGTATGGGATCTGGCATTTTATTGCGTGCCGTGCAAGAGCCTGTTTTTATGCAACAGAATCCGCCTTATGCGTCTAATTTGCCAGCAGATACCCTAGCATTAGAGTTTACGTTTTACCAATGGGGATTAACTGCTTGGGCGTTTTATGGCCTTTTTGCCTTAATTATTGCTTATGGCTTATACCTCAGAAAAAAGAAAGTGAGGATTAGTGCCACCATAGAGGATCACATAAAAAGTAAAACGGCCAGAAATGCAGTAGATATCATCACCATTATAACAACCATTTTTGGACTAATTGCGGCCATAGGCTTGGGAACAACCCAAATCAAAGGCGGTATTAATCATATAACGGGAGCTGACTTCGGGTTAACTGCAACCATTTTACTTTGCGTACTCATTTCGGCTGTAGCCTGTTATTCGGCTTGGCAAGGCGTAAACAAAGGAATTCAAATATTTTCTAAATTCAATATCATAACCACGTTGGCGATCCTAATATTTGTATTTGTCACTAGCGATATGAGTGCTATCCTAACGGCATTTGCCACAGCGACGTTTCATTATATCATAGACTTTATACCAATGAGCCTAGCCATTGGAAATTATAATCCTGGAATGGAGTTTTTAACAGGGTGGACGTTCTATTATTGGGCATTCTGGCTGGCTTGGGCACCTTTTACAGGCATTTTTATTGCACGTATTTCAAAAGGACGTACCATACGACAATTGCTATTAGGTGTCTTAATTATTCCTTGCTTAGGAACCTTCTTTTGGTTTTCAGTGTTTGGCACCGCTGCTTTTAATTTAATTGAAGAATGGGGAGTCTATAACAATGAATTCGGTAACGTATTTTCTTCCATATTTACCTTTTTTGAGCACTATCCTTATGCCACCTTTTTAAACATCACATCCGTTATCTTATTAATCAGTTTTTTAATTACTTCTGTAGATTCTGCCGTATTTGTGTTAAGTATGTTTACGGATAATGGCGCTAAAAACCCGAGCAAAACGCACCGCGTCATTTGGTCTATTTTCATTTTATTAGCCACAATAGCTTTAGTGTTGTTAGGTAATGTAAAAGCAAATATTAATGTTTTAGAAGCCGTGCAGCGACTGTTAATTATAACCTCATTACCATTTGCCTTTTTTATCATTATTATGTTGGGCTATTTTATTAAAGACCTTAGAAAAAACAAGATCGAACAAAGCAAATAACACAGTGTTAAAATATCTACTAGACACCGCTAATGATTAGTGTTTCAAGATAAAAGATATAGAGAGAACAACTTTATACAATCATCATAATGAAAAATAAAGTTCCAATGTTTAGCCCGGCCTCATATCATTTTGGCGAAAACGATAGCTATCAAAATGCAATTATCCTGTGGATGATTGTATTTGGATACAGCATGTTACTAAATGTTTGTTTCAAATCGTATTTAGCTAAAAATGTCTACTAGACATTTTCTTAACGCCAAATAGTCTAAAACATAGCGAAATGAACCGTAATCGTTTCCAAAATTATATACTATTTTAAAGAATTGATTAAGTATCAATTTTTTAAAATACCTACTTGATTTTTTTGTTTAGCTCACGCGTTAATATGGTTTAAGTGTTCGTGAATCTTCGATGTCTTTTTTTATCAAGAAAAAAAGATATAGAAGAACAATTTTATAAACGATACAAACCCAATCATCATAATGAAAAATAAAGTTCCAATGTTTAACCCAGCCTCATATCATTTTGGCGAAAACGATAGCTATCAAAATGCAATTACCCTGTGGATGATTGTATTTGGATACAACACGTTACGGAAATAGAGAGAACAACGTTTTAACCGATACAACCCAATCGTTGTAATGAAAAATAAAGTTCCAATGTTTAACCCAGCCTCATATCATTTTGGCGAGAACGATAGGTGAATGCAGCGTCCATATTTTAAGGAGCGAGTAGTGCATAATCTTAAGAGTTCCAAATTTTAATTGAATATCAAAGCAATCTTAAGGAGTTCTCATGTTTCTTAAAATATAGCGAAAAGAACCGTAATCGTTTCCAAAATTATATGCTGCCTTGAATTTTTGTTTCTTTTGTTTCAAGACAAAAGATATAGTGAGAACAATATTATAATTGATTGTGACATCAATTATTTAGACCTGCCAGTGAATGCGGCTTGTAAGAATAGAACCTTCAATGTTTAGCCCAGCCTCATATCATTTTGGCGAAAACGATAGCTATCAAAATGCAATTATCCTGTGGATGATTGTATTTGGATACAACACGCTATGGAAATAGAGAGAACAACGTTATAACCGATACAACCCAATCATTATAATGAAAAAATATTAAAAATACATTTTACAATCACACACCTAAAACCCTAACTTTAAACAAATTAACAGCATCAGATAACTTTTTTTTACTAACTTTAAACCCATAACCAACACAAAATCAAATGCCTAAACAAGAAGGCATATTCAAATTCAAAGGCACATTACAAGGCCAATGCTATTACCAACTCAATGGAGAATATGTGGTGCGCAAAGCCGTAGGCCCATCTAGAGAACGTATTAATACAGATCCTGCCTTTGTAAACGTAAAGGCGAATAACCAAGAGTTCACAGCCGCAACACAACTATCTAAAGCCATAAGACGAGGCTTAGGAGCTACAGGTAAAGCATTTCAAGATACGTATATGGCAAGTCGGTTAACGGGCCGTTGCCGTAAAATCATCCAAAAGGGGAGTGGTGACCTTGGAGAACGAGAGGCCAATCTGTTTAATAACCCGAACGCTATCATCGGGTTTCCACTAAAAAAAGACCTTCCATTTCAGCAAATCTATACCGCAAAAGCAGTGGTGAATTCAAACACCAACCGAAGCATCATCACAATCAATATCCCTAAAAGCGAACAGTATAACCACAATCAAACCCCAGAAAACGCGACACATTTTCAATTAACAGCAGCCTTAAGTACCGTTTCAAATAGCACATGGCAATCCGATAAAAATGAATACATTACAGAATATCAAAACGAAAACGCATTAGGGATTGCTGTGGAAAGTCAACCGTTATTATGTAAAATAGAATATCACAATATCAGTCTGCAATTGCAAAGTCCAAATCCAAATAACACACCAACAAATGTGGCACAAACCATCTGGTTAGGCATCACATATCTAAAACAGCAGCATAACGCGTTGGGGATTTTAAAAACAGCACAAGCTATGGAATGTATCGCGGTGATTTAAACAAAAGACATTAAGTCGGAGTATCGTTGGTAATTAAACTTTCTAGAGCATAATACAAACGATTTTTGGCATTCGCCTGAGAACCAAATACAGAACGAAAAACCGTTCCATCAGCAGCAAGCAACACCCATTGCGGAGTCCCTTCAGACGCAAACTGATCATAAACCTGGTGATCACGATCTATATAAATCGGAAAAGGAAGCTCACCACTAGTAAAAATGGCTTTAATAGTAGCTTTATCACCAGTCCGACCTACAAAATCCGCATGAATACCAACCACGTGTATACGAGGAAATTCCTGCTGAAACTCATAAGCCAAAGGAATCGCACGACCTGTACAACCCAAACAATCGTTGTTATAGATAATAAGCAGCAGAATCTTGTCCTTATAAAGTTCCATTAAATCTACAGGAACACCGTCCAAATCTAAAACATTGATGTGAGGTATGGAATCAGTCATTGCTAAGTAGTTTGCTAAGTATTTTGGTAAGTATTAAAGAATAAAACACAGGACAAATTTAACGATTTAAGACGTTTAAACACCATAATATCAAAATGACCATGCTAAAAACCCATACAAGCCAAGCATATCAAAGTACAGAACAGTATACCACAAACCATAATCAAGGACATCTAATAAGAGGTTCACCCATAGTAACCTCGGGTTAACTCCGTATGAAAGCCGGGTCTGATTCGGGTAAACGTCATATCAATTTCGCCGAAGGTTCATCGTAAATAAATACAATAGTGTTCGTAATGCACATGGATCGTGCATAGCATCATTAACGGTATATATTACGGTATGGACCTATAAAATGCCCTATTTCTTAATTGACTATAATTGTCCTATAATGTACTTGCGTTATGTACAACATGGGCTTTGGTTAAAAGCGCATGTTAGCACTCATGTTTCTAAAAAAATTTAATCTATAACTTTCTTTACTTAGTTAATGGAATACTCTTTTTAAGAAAGGGCAGAGGAGTTGTAGAAAATGTGTGTGGAATGATTTAATAAAACAAGAAATAATCATCTATAAATTGATTACATTATTTTATTTTAGTAATCCTAAATGCATCAATAACAAAATATACACATTCAAAAGATATATGGTATTCTTAAGCACAGAAACTATTAAAAAGGCTTATCAATCTTTAATTAGTCATGAGGTGAAAAACTCAAGTGTTCTTCACATTTTTTTAATATTAAAAGGTTGTGGCATTAATAATATGAATTTTAAACCAATAGATGTGATTTCCGAGGATGGTTATCCTATAGCTGTCAATTTGAGCATGTTATTTGGTATGGATGAAAATAAACCAGAAAAATATGAGTTTATTAACCCTTTTAGTATGAAGGAATGGGCAGGTCAAGCACCTTCAGAAGCTTTGAAAAAGTGGGTTTCATCAAGAATAAAAAATAATATTATAGGTGGAGCAACTACTTGGAGAAAAATTATTAATGAAGACATATATAGTAACGAGATTAAATTCACATATAATTATGTTCAAGAGATAAAGGATTTAACTGTCCCAAATATTAAAGTAAAATTATGGCCATTAGTTATTTGGTATAATCGTTTTATGCAATTTGATAGAGAATGTACACCACAAGAGTTAATTGAATCTTTTAAAAACATATTTTATTTAAATGATTTAGAATTGGGATTATTATTTGATAGTACAATTAATTTCAATTTAGAGTTTGCAAGTAGCATTCATGATTATAAAGAAATAAGAAATCAAATTGGAATACATCCTAAAGCTCCAGATAATTGGATAGAATCAACAAAAAATATTACATTAAGCGAGCCTAAATCAGACTATACAATTCAATCATCCAAATTTATTTTTATGAAAGCATCAAAGATTCCATCAATTGAAAAGATAAATCAACTATTGAAGGATAATTATCAAATAATTTTATCGGGACCTCCTGGAACTTCAAAGTCATATATTGCTGACCAAATCGGAAATCAATTATCTGACGAAAATGGACCTAGTTCTGTGATGAAAATACAGTTTCATCCTCAATATTCGTATCAAGATTTTATAGGTGGATTTATCGTTAAAGGGGACAAAGTTGAAATTAATAGAGGTGTTTTTTTGAACTTTATAGATAATGCAAAAAAGGTTGATACACCATTTTTATTAATAATTGATGAAATAAATAGAGCAAATGTTAGTAGTGTTTTTGGCGAAACAATACAGTGTTTAGATAGAAACTATTCAACTAAACTAATATTAGGTGGAAAAGAAGAAGAAATTAGTATACCAAAAAATTTATTGATTATTGCTACAATGAATACGTCAGATCGAACTTTAGGTGTAATGGATTTTGCTTTAAGAAGAAGGTTTTCAGATGTTTATTTTGGCGCTAATGAAGCTGAATTAATATATAAAACCAAATTGGAATGTGGTCTTTCACTTTGTGATTTTTTAAAAAAAATAAATACAAACCTAAAAAGCACACTTAAAAATAATGAATTAATTATAGGGCAATCAATTTTTTATAATGAGAATTATTTAAATACTGATATTTATGAATGGAGTAATAATGGGCTCGAAGACTTATTCAATTATAAAATATTACCAATAATTGAAGATTATTGTAGTAACGAAATTAACAAAATTGAAGATGTAATAGGGATTGAATTATCGAAAAGATTAACTGGAGAAGAGTTTATTGAATCATTCAGGAATTATTTAGCATGAAAATAATTGAAATTGTAGAGAATAATATTATTAGTTTAGACGAGAATGACCTGATAGAACTCGAACAAATTAAAAACAAATTTCCTGATTTACCTTTCGAAATTACAGAATCCAAGCTTATTTGCAATGATTATATTATTGGTGAAATTCAGCTAAAAGATAAATTATTTAGAATAATACCTAGGCATGACGCTTTAAATCTATCTCATTTTTTTGAGATGCTACTTTTTATTGGTAAAATAAAATCTCAAAATCTTGTTTCTTCTTCGAATAAATTCAATCAAAGTTTTGGCATACAAGCATTAGTTGAAAATTATATAAATATTTGTGAAGAGCTAATTAAATATGGAATGACTGGGACATTTCATACTGAAAAGACAAACAGTTTCAAACCATCAGGAAAATTAATAGTTTCAGATTATAATAAAAAATTGATTCCTTTTCAAGGTATAAAAACTGAAATTGATATTTATAATCTAAATAATAATGCAAATCAAATACTAAAAGCTGCATTAATTAAAATAAAAGATTATAAGTTTTTAAATCGTGAATATAGTTATAGGCTTTCTTCGATACTATCAAATTTCCAAAACATTAAAGAATATACCTCCTCATATGATAATATAAAGAGAGACATTGATAGTTTTTTTAGCACTAATAAATACTACCCACTTTGTTTAGAATATGCATTCAAAATTCTTTTAGATTACAAATTGGGATATGATTCTGAAGGAGAAACGCAATGGAATGCATTTCTTGAGAATTCTAATGATATATTTGAAAAATATGTTAGAACTATTTTAGAAAGAGAATTAGATAGTAAAGTTACAAAATGGGCAAAACCAGTCGAATTTGCTCAGTTAAAATATAATGCACAAATTGGTGTAAAATCTTATGCTCCTGATATTATAATTGATTATATAGGTGGTATAGCTAGAGCTGTTTTTGATGTTAAAAACAAAAATTTTAGTCCTAAACATGGTAGTTTGAGTGATTCAGTGAGTGTAGCAGATATATATCAAATGATTTTTTATGCACAACAATTAAATTGTGGTGTTTGTGGATTGATTTATCCTACTTCTGAAAATTTTGATTCGATCAAGTTGGAGTTAAAAGGTAATGATATTCAGTTTTTTTTAATTTCTATTGATATGAGTATGGAATTATTTGAAAGAAATAAAAACTTGATTCAAAAAATAACTAAATGTTTATTATATACTTAATAAATTTGCTATTTTAGAAATATTTGTAATAAGGAAAAATTTAAATGAGGTATATAGATTTATTTTGTGGTATTGGAGGTTTTAGGAAAGCTATGGAAGCAGTAGGAGGTGAGTGTGTGTTTTCTTCTGATATTGATAAATTTGCTCGTGAAACTTATAAAGAAAATTTTGGAGATTACCCAGAAGGAGATATCACAAAAATATCTGAAAATGATGTGCCAGATTTTGATATTTTATTAGGTGGATTTCCATGTCAACCTTTTAGTTATTCTGGAAGAAATGAGGGATTTGAAGATAAAACTAGAGGAACGTTATTTTTTGATATTTTAAGGATTTTAAAAAATAAAAGACCAAAAATGTTCTTATTAGAGAATGTTAAGGGACTAAAATCACATAATGGTGGTGAAACTTTAAAAGTTATTGAGAATAGTTTAATTGACCTTGGATATGACATCCATTGGAAAATTCTTAATAGTCATGATTTTGGTGTTCCACAAAAAAGAGAAAGATGGTATTGTGTTGGTTTTGATAAAACTATTGATTTTAAGTTTCCTGTAGGCAATAAGAAGGGCTCAACATTAAGAGAAATTATTGATGTAAACATTAATGATGAGTCTTTAAATATTACTGATTTTGAATTAGAAAGAATAAAATATCATTTTAATAATGCAGAAGAGATCAGAGTGAAACATGATAGTTCAAAATACAATCCAAATACTAAAAAAGGGAAGCATGGTGTTTTTTCATTTCAAAAGCCAGATGGTTCTTTAAGATTTCATGTTGGTGATAGATCTAAAACTCAAATTCAGGAAGCATTTTATTCCTGTTTAGATACTTATGCATGCACAATAATAGCGAACAGAGTCCCAAAACTTTGGGATATTGGAAGGAAACTTTCTGTTAAAGAAGCAGCTAGAATACAAGGCTTTCCTGATGATTTTAAATTTCCAGTTTCA encodes:
- the dcm gene encoding DNA (cytosine-5-)-methyltransferase, whose amino-acid sequence is MRYIDLFCGIGGFRKAMEAVGGECVFSSDIDKFARETYKENFGDYPEGDITKISENDVPDFDILLGGFPCQPFSYSGRNEGFEDKTRGTLFFDILRILKNKRPKMFLLENVKGLKSHNGGETLKVIENSLIDLGYDIHWKILNSHDFGVPQKRERWYCVGFDKTIDFKFPVGNKKGSTLREIIDVNINDESLNITDFELERIKYHFNNAEEIRVKHDSSKYNPNTKKGKHGVFSFQKPDGSLRFHVGDRSKTQIQEAFYSCLDTYACTIIANRVPKLWDIGRKLSVKEAARIQGFPDDFKFPVSNAQAYKQLGNAVVVTVVQEILKTMKDYYINEYQEDTAINESHSVEVAS
- a CDS encoding 5-methylcytosine restriction system specificity protein McrC, giving the protein MKIIEIVENNIISLDENDLIELEQIKNKFPDLPFEITESKLICNDYIIGEIQLKDKLFRIIPRHDALNLSHFFEMLLFIGKIKSQNLVSSSNKFNQSFGIQALVENYINICEELIKYGMTGTFHTEKTNSFKPSGKLIVSDYNKKLIPFQGIKTEIDIYNLNNNANQILKAALIKIKDYKFLNREYSYRLSSILSNFQNIKEYTSSYDNIKRDIDSFFSTNKYYPLCLEYAFKILLDYKLGYDSEGETQWNAFLENSNDIFEKYVRTILERELDSKVTKWAKPVEFAQLKYNAQIGVKSYAPDIIIDYIGGIARAVFDVKNKNFSPKHGSLSDSVSVADIYQMIFYAQQLNCGVCGLIYPTSENFDSIKLELKGNDIQFFLISIDMSMELFERNKNLIQKITKCLLYT
- a CDS encoding McrB family protein; the encoded protein is MITLFYFSNPKCINNKIYTFKRYMVFLSTETIKKAYQSLISHEVKNSSVLHIFLILKGCGINNMNFKPIDVISEDGYPIAVNLSMLFGMDENKPEKYEFINPFSMKEWAGQAPSEALKKWVSSRIKNNIIGGATTWRKIINEDIYSNEIKFTYNYVQEIKDLTVPNIKVKLWPLVIWYNRFMQFDRECTPQELIESFKNIFYLNDLELGLLFDSTINFNLEFASSIHDYKEIRNQIGIHPKAPDNWIESTKNITLSEPKSDYTIQSSKFIFMKASKIPSIEKINQLLKDNYQIILSGPPGTSKSYIADQIGNQLSDENGPSSVMKIQFHPQYSYQDFIGGFIVKGDKVEINRGVFLNFIDNAKKVDTPFLLIIDEINRANVSSVFGETIQCLDRNYSTKLILGGKEEEISIPKNLLIIATMNTSDRTLGVMDFALRRRFSDVYFGANEAELIYKTKLECGLSLCDFLKKINTNLKSTLKNNELIIGQSIFYNENYLNTDIYEWSNNGLEDLFNYKILPIIEDYCSNEINKIEDVIGIELSKRLTGEEFIESFRNYLA